Part of the Zingiber officinale cultivar Zhangliang chromosome 8A, Zo_v1.1, whole genome shotgun sequence genome, TATTTAGGCACATACCTACAATTCCTTGTCTATTGTTTCAACATGAACATACACCATTAACTCATTCATTCCAGGATTACTTCTCTCCTTATCGGAACTTATAAGGTGTTCTTAGTATTTTGTTCCTCTATTGTACATAGTGAAGTCGAATAAATACACTTCCGAAAAAGATTTTGTGAAATAGATCTTTATCCTATTCGAGACCATGACACAGCCTTGTTTTTTTTGGTTCCTTGATCCTAGTCAAAAAAGCTACAATGGAAAGGTGATCACTCCATTTCACCTGTTATAAATTCATTATCATCCTTCAAGTGTGATCGGAGCTGAGCAATGGCAGTCGAAAACTCCCTTGAAAGGGCAGATTCTTCCTGCGATGAAGATGGCCACTCAAGAAGAACTGGTACTAATGGATTCCTAGCTCCTTCCATGTCTGCAAAACTATTTGTTCATATATATATCTGCTAACTTGTAACTGAGCAGGAACTCTGTGGACTTGTGTGGCTCACATCATCACTGCGGTGATAGGCTCCGGCGTGTTGTCCCTCTCATGGAGCACTTCCCAGCTGGGGTGGATTGCAGGCCCAGTCTCCATGTTGTGCTTTGCCATTGTCACCTATGTGTCTGCCTTTCTGCTCTCGGATTGCTACAGGTCTCCTCACCCTGTCACTGGAACCAGAAACTACTCCTACATGGATGCCGTCCGAGTTAATCTCGGTAAGACACCGAATCCAACTTACTCTCATCACCAATTCTTTGTACTATTTCATGTAGAGTTTCTTTGTTTTGGTGCTAGTTCAGGTGAGAAACAGACTTGGGTTTGTGGGTTCCTCCAGTACTTCAGCATGTTTGGAACAGGAATAGCATACACAATCACAACATCAACCAGTCTCAGGTAGGCACAATTTTGAAGAATCAATTCTAGTTTTTGTATACATTGATGAACTTAAATCTGTCTTTTTTTAATGTGTTGGTAGAGCAATTCAGAAATCAGATTGTTACCATAAGAAAGGCCAAAATGCGCCATGTGCATACGGGGACAATTTCTACATGCTGATGTTTGGAGTTGTTCAGATAGTGTTCTCTCAGATACCTGATTTCCATGAGATGGCATGGCTCTCTGTTGTTGCTGCCATCATGTCCTTCACTTACTCTTccattggatttgttcttggcctTGCCAAAGTGATCGGTTTGTCATGCTTCATCCTTCTATATTGGTCACTTGTTACTATGTAGCGGAGTAGTCGAGTGATGATAGTGAGTAGATTTGTTTGTGCTATCATGATACTACAAGTTTAAGCTATTGAAAGAATCTAAACCAAGCTAAGCAACCgagtttctgaatttttcttagaTTCTAAACCAAGCTAAAATTTAGTTGGCTACCATAATCCTGAAAGTTGAATCTGTTAAACAAAAGATTAAACTTCTGCAATTTGTGATGATACTAAAGCTTTGACAACGATTCCTTTCTTGTGAAGAGTAACTATAGCCTTGACACAGAGATTTGATCAAACTCTCTTGATAAATTGTCATGATAACAGTTTGTTAAACATCTAATTGAGCCTAAGAAATGCATCCATTTCTGTTTTGATACGGCAATAATTCATTTAGTTTCAATCTATGTTCTGAACTTAAAAAACTTGATAACCTGTTCGTGTAACGACTGATAAATGAGTTCCTAATGCCATCTGGTTTACAGGAAATGGAATGATAAAAGGAGGAATCAGTGGGGTTCCGATGCCATCGAAAGCGCAGAAAGTTTGGCGAGTTTCTCAAGCTCTTGGAGACATTGCATTTGCCTACCCATACTCATTGATTCTCTTAGAGATACAGGTGAGAATTAACTATTCTCAGTCTTTGTTTCCGTTGCAGTTGAATAAGAAAACAAGAAGTTGATcttacaagttctaaaacaaaCTTAAACACTAATGCTTCAAGGATACATTGAAATCGCCACCTCCAGAGAACCAAACAATGAAGAGAGCATCCATGATCTCCATTTTCCTCACCACATTCTTCTACCTCTCGTGCGGGTGCTTCGGTTACGCTGCTTTTGGCAATGCCACGCCAGGAAACCTCTTGACAGGATTCGGTTTCTTCGAACCATATTGGCTCATCGACTTTGCAAATGCATGTATTGTCGTTCACTTAGTAGGAGGTTATCAGGTAAACTGAAATCTCCTGAATATTCAAAATAGTAGCAAGTGTAAGTTTTGACGACTAAACTTCTATCTTGGATTTGTAAGGTTTACAGCCAGCCAGTGTTCGCCTTTGCAGACAGATTGGCTGCAAGTATTTACCCCAACAGTGGATTTGTCAATAAGTTCTACACAATCAAACTGCCACTGTTGCCACCTTACAAGCTGAATTTCTTCAGGCTGTGCTTCAGAACGGCGTACGTCGCAACCACAACAGGGCTTTCAATGTTCTTTCCTTTCTTCAATGAGGTCCTAGGAGTGTTGGGGGCCCTAAACTTTTG contains:
- the LOC122012693 gene encoding probable amino acid permease 7 isoform X1, whose product is MAVENSLERADSSCDEDGHSRRTGTLWTCVAHIITAVIGSGVLSLSWSTSQLGWIAGPVSMLCFAIVTYVSAFLLSDCYRSPHPVTGTRNYSYMDAVRVNLGKTPNPTYSHHQFFVLFHVEFLCFGASSGEKQTWVCGFLQYFSMFGTGIAYTITTSTSLRAIQKSDCYHKKGQNAPCAYGDNFYMLMFGVVQIVFSQIPDFHEMAWLSVVAAIMSFTYSSIGFVLGLAKVIGNGMIKGGISGVPMPSKAQKVWRVSQALGDIAFAYPYSLILLEIQDTLKSPPPENQTMKRASMISIFLTTFFYLSCGCFGYAAFGNATPGNLLTGFGFFEPYWLIDFANACIVVHLVGGYQVYSQPVFAFADRLAASIYPNSGFVNKFYTIKLPLLPPYKLNFFRLCFRTAYVATTTGLSMFFPFFNEVLGVLGALNFWPLAIYFPVEMYFMQKKISTWTRRWVVLKFFSIGCLLVSIYALIGSVEGVISKKIG
- the LOC122012693 gene encoding probable amino acid permease 7 isoform X2, with amino-acid sequence MAVENSLERADSSCDEDGHSRRTGTLWTCVAHIITAVIGSGVLSLSWSTSQLGWIAGPVSMLCFAIVTYVSAFLLSDCYRSPHPVTGTRNYSYMDAVRVNLGEKQTWVCGFLQYFSMFGTGIAYTITTSTSLRAIQKSDCYHKKGQNAPCAYGDNFYMLMFGVVQIVFSQIPDFHEMAWLSVVAAIMSFTYSSIGFVLGLAKVIGNGMIKGGISGVPMPSKAQKVWRVSQALGDIAFAYPYSLILLEIQDTLKSPPPENQTMKRASMISIFLTTFFYLSCGCFGYAAFGNATPGNLLTGFGFFEPYWLIDFANACIVVHLVGGYQVYSQPVFAFADRLAASIYPNSGFVNKFYTIKLPLLPPYKLNFFRLCFRTAYVATTTGLSMFFPFFNEVLGVLGALNFWPLAIYFPVEMYFMQKKISTWTRRWVVLKFFSIGCLLVSIYALIGSVEGVISKKIG